The uncultured Carboxylicivirga sp. genomic interval TTGTATTTGAATCATCACCACCAATAATCACTAATGCAGTAATATCTAAAGCTTTACAGTTAACTAAAGCTTTTTCAAACTGATCTTCTTCTTCTAATTTTGTACGACCAGAACCGATGATATCGAAACCACCAGTATTACGATAGTGATCAACAACTTCAGCAGTTAATTCTACAAATTCGTTGTCTACTAATCCACCAGGACCACCTAAAAATCCGTATAATTTATTTTCTGGATTTAATTTTTTTAATCCGTCAAAAATACCAGAAATCACATTGTGACCTCCAGGAGCCTGACCACCCGATAAAATTACACCAACGTTGCGAGCAGCTGTTGGAGCAGCATCACCTGGTTCAAATGTCAATAATGGCATTCCGTAGGTATTCGGAAACATTTTTTCAATATCAGCTTGATCGGCAACTGATTCAGTTTCTTTTCCTTCAACTATTTTTACGCTTCCTTTTAATGCTGTTGGCAATTTTGGAGCGTAACTTTCTCTTGCAATTTGAAGTGGACTCTTAATCATTTTCTTTTGTTATTATGATAACACTTTAGGTATTATTCTAGATTCAGAAAGTTATCTTCTAATAATCCTGCAAATTTGCTGATATTTTTTCAGAATAGAAATATTAAGCCTCTATTATTTACAATCATTAACTAATTTATATCAATTATCTATTAGATAGATACAGTTTCTTCTGAATTAATTAACACTATCTTCATCTAACTACCTTTTATAGGCACATTTATACTTATAATTATCAAATATTTTTACTACATTTAAAAGTGATCTTTTTAATAAAACAGATCAATTGAATTAAGATAATATCAGTCAAACTAAAACACAGTGTTATGATACTTCATACGCATACGCCTAAAACAATTGGTATTTTAACAGGAGGAGGCGACGTGCCCGGTTTAAATCCAGCGATACGTGCCGTAACCATCAGAGCCATACGCGAAGGATATAAAGTTATTGGTATCCGAAATGGTTGGAAAGGTATTATTTCCATCAATCCTTCATTACCGATACAAGATCAGGAATACTGCGTTGAATTGACTGAAAATATGGTAAATCGGTTAGGAAGAACAGGAGGTACATTTCTGCACTCGAGCAGAACTAAAGCTAATAAAGTTCATATCTCGGATATACCAGATCATCTAAAACCCATGTATAAAGATGAGTTTAATGACTTAACCGATGCTGCTGTAGCTAATATTAAATATTTGGGTATTGATTATTTGATTCCAATAGGTGGTGATGATACTCTTAGCTACGGTGTTAGATTACACCACGAAGGAATAAAACTAGTTGCCATACCCAAAACAATGGACGGAGATGTTCCGGGAACGGAATATTGCATTGGATTTAGTACTTGTGTTACCCGAACCATCGAATTAACTCATGCATTACGTACTTGTGCCGGATCGCACGAACGTTTTCTTGTGCTAGAGGTCTTTGGACGCAATGCCGGTTTTTCGGCCTTACTACCAACTGTTGGTGGGGCTGCAGACAGATGCGTCATTCCTGAACATCAATTCAATATAGAACAACTTACCGCACTAATGGTAGAAGACAGAAACAATAATCCAAGTAAATATTCTGTTGTGTTAGTTTCGGAAGGAGCCACATTTGAAGGCGGACAAATAGTATACAGTAATCAGGAAATTGATGCATTTGGCCACAAAAAATTAGGTGGTATCGGCGAAACGATTGGTCAGCAACTTAAAAAGTTATCTCCAAAATTCAATAATGGTAAAGAGGTAAACGTAATCAACCAAAAATTAGGCTACCTAGTACGATCTGGCGAACCCGATGCTCTAGATTCAATTGTTCCAACTGCATATGCTAACCTTGCCATGGATTTAATTATTAAAGATCATAGCGGACAAATGGTATGTATTAACGATGGTAAATACAATCACATAAGCATTGAAGCTGTAAAAAAAGATGCGCTCGGCGAAAGCACAAAAAAAGTGAATGTAGCTAAATTTTATGATACGAATAGATATAGGCCTATATATTCAAATATCTTAGGAGATCCGATGATGATTTTAACAAAAGAATAACAATTTAACATCTTTTTTAAGGTTTATTAATTCATCTAAACATTGTATTAACTATAATGGACATGAAGATTTATTATCTTTACGTCCAAAGTAGGTTCAAATGCAATTTTCAGTTATAATCCCAGTATATAATCGTCCCGAAGAAATAGGCGAGCTTTTAGAGTCGCTAACTCTTCAGTCATCTAAATCCAAATTCGAAGTAATAATCGTCGAAGATGGTTCTGCGGTTAGTTCCGAAGACATAGTTGAACATTATTATAGTCAACTGGATTTACATTATTATTATCAGGAAAACCAAGGTCCGGGACTTGCCCGTAACTTTGGTGCTTCTAAAGCCAAAAGCGATTTTCTTGTTTTTTTTGATAGTGATTGTATCATACCTTCTAATTACTTCAATGTTGTAATTGAAGAATTTGAAAAAACTGAAATTGAATGCTATGGCGGACCGGATAGCTCGCATCCTTTCTTTACTCCCATTCAGAAAGCAATTAGCTACTCTATGACATCACCGTTAACGACAGGAGGTATTCGTGGTGGTAAAAAGAATTTAGACAAATTTTATCCCCGAAGCTTTAACCTTGGAGTTAGCAAAAAAGCATTTAATAAGTTAGGTGGCTTTGGCACCATGCGCTTTGGTGAGGATTTAGATTTTAGTATGAGAATCGCCAAAGCAGGTTATGACATTAAACTCATTAGAGATGCCTATGTCTACCATAAAAGACGAACCAAATTCAAAGCTTTTTACAAGCAAGTATTTAATTCAGGTATTGCACGAATTGATTTATCACTGATGCACCCAGGAACATTAAAGCTGGTGCATCTACTTCCCTCTGCATTTGCAATTGGTTATCCAATACTAATTTTAGCAGCCTTATTTTTAAGTCCTATATTTTGGATATTAGTTTTAATTTTTCCGTTAAGTGTGATTACCGATGCATGGATTAGAACCAATAAATTTAATGTCGCTTTGCTTTGTTCAATGGCATCATTGGTTCAGCTCTTTGGATACGGATATGGATTTATTAATGCCTTTTGGGTGAGAATAATTAGGGGCAAAGGTAGTTTTCACAGCTTTGCCCAATCATTCTACGATTAAAAAATACATATTAATTAATTATTATTTCAGCATCACCATTTCGAAGACTCATGTTTTGATATACGCGAGCAAACCCTTTAAGCTTACGTACTATCAATTCAACAGAACTTCGCCGATCATTAAAATGATCATCCGGAAGGCGATCGAAAATTTCTAAAAGACGATCTGCGTCTTTTTCTAATTGTGAATAATCTTGTGTAAACAATCTTTTCATAGGCATTATTTATAGCTGTTAGTTAAGTAACGCAACCTATAAAAATATATTGTGCTTTAATTAAGTTAATGTAAATGAAAGATTACGCTCCTCCATCATTCTTCTTAAATTCATTAAGGCATAACGCATTCTTCCTAAAGCAGTATTGATACTCACATTTGTCTCTTCAGCAATCTCCTTAAAGCTTAATCCTTTATAATGACGCATTTCCACAACTTCGCGCTGATTATCAGGTAACATTTTAACCAACATACTAACTTCACTTAATATCTGATCAAACACCAGTTTTTCTTCTATTGATTTATCTGAAAAACGCGATGAATTAAACAAATCAAACTCATAATTATCGTTCGAAATCATTACCTGATTCTTTTGCTTACGATAATGATCAATTATCAAATTGTGTGAAATACGCATCACCCACGAAGAAAATTTACCTGTATCAGAATACTTACCTTTCTTCAATGTTTTAATAACCCTAATAAATGCTTCCTGAAAAATATCTTCGGCTAGTTCTTGCTGTTTGACACACATCATTATATACGAAAATACCTTTGTCTTGTGTCTGTCAATAAGAATATCAATAGATGACACATTCCCCTTTATAAAACTCTTTACAAGTTCTTCATCAGAAAGCAATGTTTGCTTTTCCATAATCATACTTTTTTAAAATCTTGTAAAGGTTTTCCTATAGGCTATATGTTTTATTTTGAATTTTCAATTGATGGGTTAAAAAAAGTAAAAATTCATTTTAAAAACAAATTTTTAACTTTTATATGTTAATGCTCCCCTAAAAAATAAGTTTTAGTTAGTGTAAACCGATAGTTATATTTGTGCTTGATTTTGAAAAGGACATTAGGATGCAGGAGAAAACAATAATTGTTAAAGGTGCCAGGGTTCATAACTTAAAAAATATTGACCTCGAAATTCCAAGAAATGAGTTTATAGTTATTACTGGAGTTTCAGGAAGCGGAAAGTCTTCGCTTGCATTTGACACTTTGTATGCTGAAGGTCAGCGACGATATGTCGAAAGTTTAAGTAGTTACGCGCGACAGTTTCTTGGCCGGTTAGATAAGCCTGAGGTAGATTTTATCAAGGGTATCCCACCTGCAATTGCCATTGAGCAAAAAGTAAACACTCGAAATCCCAGATCGACAGTTGGCACCAGCACCGAGATATATGATTACCTGAAACTTCTTTATGCCAGAATTGGAAAAACCATTTCGCCGGTTAGTGGTAATGAAGTTAAAAGACAATACGTTGGTGATGTGGTTGATTTTGTTAAAAATCTGCCACAGGGAACCAAATTAGCTGTGATTACTCCGGTAATTCATTCTTCGGATCGCACCTGCCTCGAACATTTAGAAATATTGTTAAAGCAAGGTTTTAGCAGAATTGAGAAGAATAATGAGTTTATTCGAATAGATGATATTCTATCAAATAATGACGAAAGCAATTGCGAATCAATTAACCTGGTAATTGACCGTTTATCGGCTACTGATGATGAAGAAACATTAAGCCGATTAGCCGACTCTGTACAAACAGCCTTTTACGAAGGGAAAGGTGAATGTTCGATAAAAACCTTTACAAAAGAAGGCTCAGAAACCATTAACTTTTCTAATAAGTTTGAGTTAGACGGAATAACCTTTGAAGAACCAACTGAGCATCTGTTTACCTTTAATAATCCGGTTGGGGCCTGTCCTCGATGCGAAGGCTTTGGAAATGTAATTGGTATTGACGAAGATCTGGTAATTCCAAATAAAAGCTTATCGATTTACGAAGGTGCTATCGCTTGTTGGAAAGGCGAAAAAATGGGCGAATGGCGCGATGTGTTGGTTAACAATGCCCACCGCTTTGATTTTCCGGTGCACAAACCTTATTTCGAATTATCGAAAGAACAAAAGCAATTACTTTGGACTGGTAACGAATTCTTTTATGGATTAGATCAGTTCTTTCGTCATGTAGAAGAACAACAATACAAAATTCAATACCGGGTAATGCTATCGCGCTACAGAGGTAAAACAACATGCCCGGAGTGTGGTGGAGCTCGATTAAAAAAGGAAGCTGGCTGGGTAAAAATTAATGACAGAAACATTCATGAATTGGTAAATTTACCAATCTCTGAACTGAATATTTTCTTTAACGAACTAAAATTAAATCAGCACGACCAGAAAGTGGGAGGTCGCTTATTAACAGAAATTCAAACCAGATTGCAGTTTTTGAACGATGTGGGATTAGGCTATTTAACACTTAACCGCCTCTCTTCCACCCTATCCGGTGGCGAAAGTCAGCGCATAAACCTTGCAACCAGCCTAGGTAGTAGCTTAATTGGTTCGCTTTATATTTTAGATGAACCAAGCATTGGCCTACACTCAAGAGATACGCATTTATTAATTAAAGTATTGCGTAATCTTCAAAAAATAGGAAACACTGTTATTGTGGTTGAACACGATGAGGACATCATTCGATCATCAGATAAAATTATAGATATTGGTCCATTAGCAGGAAGACTTGGAGGCGAATTGGTTTTTCAGGGCGATTTTAAGCAATTACAAGCATCAGAAAAGAGTTTAACTACTAAATATCTGAAAGGGATTGAGAAAATACCCGTACCAACAGGACGTAGAAAATTCAATCAAACCATCAACATTAAAGGAGCTTGCGAAAACAACCTTAAAAACATTAATGTTTCATTTCCTCTTAATGTTATATGTGCTGTTACTGGTGTATCTGGAAGTGGAAAATCGTCACTCGTTCGCAAAATTCTTTATCCTGCTTTAAAAAAGCAAATGGGTGGTTATGCTGATAAAACCGGATCGTTTGAAAAACTAGATGGAGCCATTAAAAAAATTACTGATGTAGAATTTGTTGATCAGAATCCTATTGGGAAGAGTTCCAGATCAAATCCTGCAACCTACCTAAAGGCATGGGATGAAGTAAGAAAATTAATGGCCGATCAACAAGCTTCGAAGCTTAATGGTTTTAAGCCTTCACACTTTTCATTTAACATTGATGGTGGAAGATGTGATGAATGTCAAGGCGAAGGTACCATTAAAGTTGAAATGCAATTTATGGCCGATATTGTATTAAAATGCGAAAGTTGCCACGGGAAGAGATTTAAGGATGAAGTTTTGGAAGTTAAATTCCAGGATAAGAATGTTGCTGATATACTTGATATGACCATTGACCAAGCAATAGAGTTTTTCAGCCAATCAAAAATTTCAACAGCTAAGCGTATTGTTAACCGCCTACAACCGCTAACCGACGTTGGTCTTGGATATATTAAAATGGGACAGGCTTCCAGCACATTAAGTGGAGGTGAAAGTCAGAGAGTTAAACTGGCTTTTTATTTGGCTAACGAAAAAAGTGATCCTACTTTGTTTATTTTCGATGAACCAACTACAGGGCTACATTTTCATGATATCCGAAAACTACTAGACGCTTTTAATGCATTAGTTAAAAAAGGCCATTCCTTAATAATTGTTGAACACAATATGGATGTAATCAAATCGTCCGATTGGGTTATTGACTTGGGACCTGAAGGTGGTAACGAAGGTGGTAATCTTGTATTTTCAGGCACACCCGAAGACTTACTAAAAGTAAAAGAATCTTATACTGGTAAATATCTCCAACCATATCTTACAAAAAAAGGCTGATGGGAATCCATCAGCCTTTCATTTTATTTCAAATATTATTTTATCTCTTCTTTCTCTTATCCTTTTCTACTTCCACTCCAAATAATACAGCTACACAACCAGATACTAAATCTTCCTCTTCTCTTTCTAATACTTCCATATCAATAATTAGCATCTGAGTAGTTTCCACTTCAAAATCCCATATTAAGGTATAATCATGGTCTTTATTATCGAATAAAACAACTCCATCATTATTCAGTAACTTAAAATGTATTGGTGGTAACTGATCTATTTTACTAATGCTAATGCGGTATTTCTCTCCTTCGAAAAAGGTTTTAAACATTTCTGCCTTTTCTCCTTCCGAAAGAATTGTTGCGTTATAATTACCATCGTGCACATAATCACCTAACTGTGATTTTCCAATATTTTTAGCAAAACTAAAACATTGACTACTTGCAGTTAACGAATAAAAAACGATAGAAATTACAAGGATAATTCGCTTAAAAGCTAACATATACAGGACTTATTTATGAAATAAACTCAGTTCTGATTTCTTCTACTTTATCAAGAAGTTTTTCAAACACATCTTTTGAAATGTACGTTTCCGAATCTGCTTTAATGGTTGTTACTTTATTTGCATCATCGGTATTAGCTTCAACTTTAGATGTATTTACGATTTTAACCTGATCAAAAATAACTTTCAGTTCATTCACCTTTACTAAAAGATGCGCAACATCTTCGTTAGACTTGTATTCGTCTAAAAGATTAATAACTGTATATAAGCTTAATTTTTGATAGATAATTCTTTCGATCAATCTTTTGTTATTATCTAACGATCCATTAGTAAGACGTGTTGCCAAATATAAACCTTCAACCCAACCTCCAACTAAAACCATAACTGCAATTGCCGGACGATCATTTTCTGTCAAATAAGCATTTGAAGTCATAAAAGTTTCAGAAATAATATCCATCATAACATCGCGGTTATTCATATTATTCTCCAACTTTTTCATGGTTGCCTCATCAATAGCATCCATAATACCTAACCCTTCGGCCAACTTCTTAGTATTTGCCATATATTTAATCGAACTCTGGGTTTGATCAAATAAACTGGTATAACTTAAATCAGCTGAATATACTCCTAAATTTAATGCCATTTGCTTGTTAGTGGCATATTTATTTAAATTATCAAGAGGGTTCAATAATTCCTCGTTATAAGTAGCACCGGCTCTTTTTATAAGCATCGCGGTTTCAAGAGGTGAAGGCAACGAATAAAAAATCAACTTCGATTTTTTAAAATCATCTATTACTTTACCATCAGTGCTAACCGATTCCACAATTTTATCTTCTTCCGACTTTTGATCCTTTTTAGATCCCATACCGCAAGAACTAATAACTGATATTCCTATTAATATCGAAGAAAAATAAAGGAATGGCTTGGTCAACTTTCTTCTCATGATGAAATATTTATTTTTTATTTTGATTCAAAATTTAATTAAAAAACATCAATTTTCGAAAATTACTATAAAATTTCCAATTATAACACACGATCAAAGGATTTGCGCGTATTTTTTTTAATCTGAGATCGATAATTTTTCAATGATTAGAATTAAATAACTTACCTTATAGGTATTTATAACGCAACAAGCCCATAGCTGTATTGCTATGGGCTTGATTACGATAAAAATATTATTTACTCATGCTTAGAGAAATACTTCATAAACTGAGCTCTTTCGTACAAATGCGGGT includes:
- a CDS encoding sigma-70 family RNA polymerase sigma factor; translation: MEKQTLLSDEELVKSFIKGNVSSIDILIDRHKTKVFSYIMMCVKQQELAEDIFQEAFIRVIKTLKKGKYSDTGKFSSWVMRISHNLIIDHYRKQKNQVMISNDNYEFDLFNSSRFSDKSIEEKLVFDQILSEVSMLVKMLPDNQREVVEMRHYKGLSFKEIAEETNVSINTALGRMRYALMNLRRMMEERNLSFTLT
- the uvrA gene encoding excinuclease ABC subunit UvrA is translated as MQEKTIIVKGARVHNLKNIDLEIPRNEFIVITGVSGSGKSSLAFDTLYAEGQRRYVESLSSYARQFLGRLDKPEVDFIKGIPPAIAIEQKVNTRNPRSTVGTSTEIYDYLKLLYARIGKTISPVSGNEVKRQYVGDVVDFVKNLPQGTKLAVITPVIHSSDRTCLEHLEILLKQGFSRIEKNNEFIRIDDILSNNDESNCESINLVIDRLSATDDEETLSRLADSVQTAFYEGKGECSIKTFTKEGSETINFSNKFELDGITFEEPTEHLFTFNNPVGACPRCEGFGNVIGIDEDLVIPNKSLSIYEGAIACWKGEKMGEWRDVLVNNAHRFDFPVHKPYFELSKEQKQLLWTGNEFFYGLDQFFRHVEEQQYKIQYRVMLSRYRGKTTCPECGGARLKKEAGWVKINDRNIHELVNLPISELNIFFNELKLNQHDQKVGGRLLTEIQTRLQFLNDVGLGYLTLNRLSSTLSGGESQRINLATSLGSSLIGSLYILDEPSIGLHSRDTHLLIKVLRNLQKIGNTVIVVEHDEDIIRSSDKIIDIGPLAGRLGGELVFQGDFKQLQASEKSLTTKYLKGIEKIPVPTGRRKFNQTINIKGACENNLKNINVSFPLNVICAVTGVSGSGKSSLVRKILYPALKKQMGGYADKTGSFEKLDGAIKKITDVEFVDQNPIGKSSRSNPATYLKAWDEVRKLMADQQASKLNGFKPSHFSFNIDGGRCDECQGEGTIKVEMQFMADIVLKCESCHGKRFKDEVLEVKFQDKNVADILDMTIDQAIEFFSQSKISTAKRIVNRLQPLTDVGLGYIKMGQASSTLSGGESQRVKLAFYLANEKSDPTLFIFDEPTTGLHFHDIRKLLDAFNALVKKGHSLIIVEHNMDVIKSSDWVIDLGPEGGNEGGNLVFSGTPEDLLKVKESYTGKYLQPYLTKKG
- a CDS encoding glycosyltransferase, translated to MQFSVIIPVYNRPEEIGELLESLTLQSSKSKFEVIIVEDGSAVSSEDIVEHYYSQLDLHYYYQENQGPGLARNFGASKAKSDFLVFFDSDCIIPSNYFNVVIEEFEKTEIECYGGPDSSHPFFTPIQKAISYSMTSPLTTGGIRGGKKNLDKFYPRSFNLGVSKKAFNKLGGFGTMRFGEDLDFSMRIAKAGYDIKLIRDAYVYHKRRTKFKAFYKQVFNSGIARIDLSLMHPGTLKLVHLLPSAFAIGYPILILAALFLSPIFWILVLIFPLSVITDAWIRTNKFNVALLCSMASLVQLFGYGYGFINAFWVRIIRGKGSFHSFAQSFYD
- a CDS encoding 6-phosphofructokinase, with amino-acid sequence MILHTHTPKTIGILTGGGDVPGLNPAIRAVTIRAIREGYKVIGIRNGWKGIISINPSLPIQDQEYCVELTENMVNRLGRTGGTFLHSSRTKANKVHISDIPDHLKPMYKDEFNDLTDAAVANIKYLGIDYLIPIGGDDTLSYGVRLHHEGIKLVAIPKTMDGDVPGTEYCIGFSTCVTRTIELTHALRTCAGSHERFLVLEVFGRNAGFSALLPTVGGAADRCVIPEHQFNIEQLTALMVEDRNNNPSKYSVVLVSEGATFEGGQIVYSNQEIDAFGHKKLGGIGETIGQQLKKLSPKFNNGKEVNVINQKLGYLVRSGEPDALDSIVPTAYANLAMDLIIKDHSGQMVCINDGKYNHISIEAVKKDALGESTKKVNVAKFYDTNRYRPIYSNILGDPMMILTKE